The Pecten maximus chromosome 17, xPecMax1.1, whole genome shotgun sequence DNA segment TCCCTGTCAATGTAGCTACTGCCTAGGTAGAATTTTATCCTTTACTGCCTTATACTGTAGCCAACCAAACTCAAAAGGATCTATTTTCACACTGGTTGATCCGCATGACAAGTCTTCCACTACAGAGGTGCACGTGGCTTAGCTCCATCTATGCCTGCCTTAGTCTCACAGTGTCCGATCTTTACAACCTGCCAAACTGAATCTAAATGATGCAGTCTCAGTGTACCCTAATTAGCGCAACCAGACATCGGTTTCCAAGTCACGAGGTTGTGCCTCAGCATCGGTTTCCAAGTCACGAGGTTGCGCCTCAGTATCGGTTTCCAAGTTACGAGGTTGTGTCTCAGCATCGGTTTCCAAGTTACGAGGCTGTGCCTCAGCATCGGTTTCCAAGTTACGAGGCTGTGCCTCAGCATCGGTTTCCAAGTCACGAGGTTGTGTCTCAGCATCGGTTTCCAAGTTACAAGGTTGTGTCTCAGCATCGGTTTCCAAGTTACGAGGTTGTGTCTCAGTATCGGTTTCCAAGTCACGAGGTTGTGTCTCAGTATCGGTTTCCAAGTTACAAGGTTGTGCCTCAGCATCGGTTTCCAAGTCACGAGGTTGTGTCTCAGCATCGGTTTCCAAGTTACAAGGTTGTGTCTCAGCATCGGTTTCCAAGTTACAAGGTTGTGCCTCAGCATCGGTTTCCAAGTTACGAGGTTGTGTCTCAGTATCAGTTTCCAAGTCACGAGGTTGTGCCTCAGCATCGGTTTCCAAGTCACGAGGTTGACTCAGTAAGTTTGAATTATTAAGTGATGTACACGCTAGAATTTCCTACTCTGCAGCCTACATGAACATGACGTCATCAACATCTACACTGGGAATACCAAGGTTATGACCTACCATACTTAAACCTCAAGTACAACTTCCATATACTGAGATTCAACATCACGACGTTTACCTCCACTCTTGAGATTTCAATATCATGGTCTAACTGACAAAATATCACGACTGCCTCCACTCGAGATTTTGAGATCACTATCTTCCTAACTTAACATGAGATCACATGACGCAACAAGACTGTCTCCACTACCGAGACCACATCCTACTTAACAACATGATGTATACACTTCTACTCCGAGATTTCGAGACAACAGCCTATTGATACTAGCTTGTATACTGGTGTCACTATGAGATTTCTAAGATCACATCCTACTTAACAACATGATGTATACACTTCTACTCCGAGATTTCGAGACAACAGCCTATTGATACTAGCTTGTATACTGGTGTCACTATGAGATTTCTAAGATCACATCCTACTTAACGTGATGTATACACTTCTACTCCGAGATTTCGAGACAACAGCCTATTGATACTAGCTTGTATACTGGTGTCACTATGAGATTTCTAAGATCACATCCTACTTAACAACATGATGTATATGCCTCTACTCCGAGATTTCGAGACAACAGCCTATTGATACTAGCTTGTATACTGGTGTCACTATGAGATTTCTAAGATCACATCCTACTTAACAACATGATGTATATGCCTCTACTCCGAGATTTCGAGACAACAGCCTATTGATACTAGCTTGTATACTGGTGTCACTATGAGATTTCTAAGATCACATCCTACTTAACAACATGATGTATATGCCTCTACTCCGAGATTTCGAGACAACAGCCTATTTATACTAGCTTGTATACTGGTGTCACTATGAGATTTCTAAGATCACATCCTACTTAACAACGTGATGTATATGCCTCTACTCCGAGATTTCGAGATCACAGCTTACCTAGCTTGCATCAAGACTGGTGCCACTATCAGATTTTTAAGTGACACTTTACTTAACATGCCGTTATCTTCCACTCCGAGATTTCGAGATCACAGCTTACCTAACTTAACATAATGTAACCTTCCACTCAGAAATTATTATGATTGCAGCCTCCACACTAACAGTAGTTTACGATTTTCCAAACTTAACATCAAGtctattaattatatatatatatataaatttgagACTCAAAGAGTACAGAGTATGTAGTCTAAGTATGAAGTAGCCTAcctaaatcatcatcatcatgtctAACACAACTCTGAGATCAGCAAAGTCACTACCTACCCAACTCATCATGTCTAACACAACTCTGAGATCAGCAAAGTCACTACCTACCCAACTCATCATGTCTAACACAACTCTGAGATCAGCAAAGTCACTACCTACCCAACTCATCATCATGTCTAACACAACTCTGAGATCAGCGAGGTCACTACCTACCCAACTCATCATGTCTAACACAACTCTGAGATCAGGGAGGTCACTACCTACCCAACTCATCATGTCTAACACAACTCTGAGATCAGGGAGGTCACTACCTACCGAAATCATCATCATGTCTAACACAACTCCGAGATCAGCAAAGTCACTACCTACCCAACTCATCATCATGTCTAACACAACTTTGAGGTCAGGGAGGTCACTGCCTACCAAACTTAACATGACGTAAGCAGGTCACAGCCTACCTAACTTAACATGACGTAAGCAGGTCACAGCCTACCTAACTTAACATGACGTAAGCAGGTCACAGCCTACCTAACTTAACATGACGTAAGCAGGTCACAGCCTACTTAACTTAACATGACGTAAGCAGGTCACAGCCTACTTAACTTAACATGACGTAAGCAGGTCACAGCCTACCTAACTTAACAGGATGTAAGCAGGTCACAGCCTACCTGACTTAACATGACGTAAGCAGGTCACAGCCTACCTAACTTAACATGACGTAAGCAGGTCACAGCCTACCTAACTTAACATGACGTAAGCAGGTCACAGCCTACCTAACTTAACTTGACGTAAGCAGGTCACAGCCTACCTAACTTAACAGGATGTAAGCAGGTCACAGCCTACCTGACTTAACATGACGTAAGCAGGTCACAGCCTACCTAACTTAACATGACGTAAGCCTTGGTGTCCCCTTGCTGTACCAGAATGATGTTCCCTGTCCCGAGCTGCTGTAGGAGTTCCTGTGAGTTGACCGTCTGAAGGATCTCATTCAGTTCGTTGGGAGACATTTCCTCTGTGTTGCCTGTAGTGACAGTCCCGCTCCCAGTCGCATCATCAGTAACGATCAGCTTATCCTCCAAATGCATGACGTTATTCACGTTCTCCATGATCGACTCTACAGCGGTGGATGTAGCACGGGCATCTGAATCAACGGTTTTAGACGGACTGGCAAAGTCTGTGATTGACTCGACTGGTGTTATAGGGGCATCCTCCAACATAGGAACAATGTTGAGAGTGATGTCCGTTGATTCTTCCACCATCCCACCTGCCGCTAGAGTTTCCAATGCCAAATTCACTCCACTTCCTTCACTGTTCAATGGTTTTGATGGACTAACAATTTTTGATTCCGATCCAGTTTTAGACATCTTAATGTAGTTATTCTGGTTAAGTTTAATCTTTCTAGGTGCTATGTTAAACGTAGGTTTCTTTTTATAAGCCGACCTCCTTATAATAACAGGTTCAATTTGAGGTTCGTCCTGTTCAATTGGCTCCGACTGATCTTTGATACTCCCTTCTTTCTTTAGCTGCAACAATTTATCAGATGGTTCGG contains these protein-coding regions:
- the LOC117315863 gene encoding early nodulin-75-like yields the protein MMQSQCTLISATRHRFPSHEVVPQHRFPSHEVAPQYRFPSYEVVSQHRFPSYEAVPQHRFPSYEAVPQHRFPSHEVVSQHRFPSYKVVSQHRFPSYEVVSQYRFPSHEVVSQYRFPSYKVVPQHRFPSHEVVSQHRFPSYKVVSQHRFPSYKVVPQHRFPSYEVVSQYQFPSHEVVPQHRFPSHEVDSVSLNY